tgggagctgttccggtggacGTTGGaagccggaaataggtgggttaggacggcaagggaccggtgatgaagtggtgaagaaatggtggccggaggtggagcgacggcggcggatcggagcaaaaaccgtgtaggctttgaagggcttttccggccaaacggccggccggatgggggtgggttttggtggggaggtgcgccggagggaggggagtcgaacggtggcggcggtgagccgcacggtggctggacggcagCGGTTCGAGGGGTTGAAGGCTccgacgtgagagagagagagagagagagagagagagagagagagagagagagagagagagagagagagacgggggggtcgacgcggggaggagaggaaaaaaaaagaaaaagaaagaaaaaagagaaaaagaaaggaaaaagaaagaagaaaaaagaaaaaaagaaaaaaaaaaggacaaagaAAAGAGGtatagggaaagaagatgaggtctaatcatCATTCTgtgaaaacaacactaaaccgccgcaaagatattaaaaactgtaaacaactaaaagaaataaaacacaacatcaattaaattaaaaactaattttaaaacgcaataatttaaaataaataagctaatatattaattaaaataaaaacaatcatttcagcgaaaatacaagcgaaagcgggtcatcacatatgtTCACCTGATGTACATTTGTAGAGTGTGTCAATACAATCAAAcaattttctatattttgcCTTTTACTTTCTGTGTACTCTTGGAATTAGgagatattaaaagaaaaatatcttatttctttGATAAAACTAAGAAACGAGAAGCCGAAGAGAAAGAGAGGTTATAgaatacaaaaatcaagagcGGACTCTTGGACAAGGTTGTTCTAGCTCTAGGAAATCTAGTGCTTCAAGTGAGGAGATCGAGAGACAGAAGTTCGTTCATGTCAACATGTAAATTAACCTTTATGAAGTGTCAAGTTATGTTCTTCCAAACTGCACTAAATTGATTATTGAATGCTTTTCAATAAACTAAACTGGCCGGGtttataggattttttttttttttttcccgtatAAGTAATAAAAAGGAGGAGCGTACGTAATACGAGGACTTTCCAAGAACTCAACCATTCTTGTACTATTCTCATCCAAATACGCTTTATTGCCGAGTTTTCATGGGGTATGGTGCATTACTTTTAACATGATCGCAACcattatttaaaagataaaagactatttaaatgatttaaataataaaagattttaagGAAATAGAATCAGAATCACAGGAAGAAACTAGTTGAGATTGCGAAGGTAACTACGTAGACAGGAAAGACAAGTCTTCTAACATACTATCTTGAAAGCATTGAAGTCAAATTCTTTTCTGGTATCTTCATAGCTGTTATTCAAAGCAGATATGTcattaattgagatgaaaatatttgaataagAAAACATGAAGATTGTCACGTACGTAGGATCAATTGCCTTTTGATTATGGGTGTAATGTGGTAATTGTAAACGCCCTACATGATGTAAGCAACGAGCCAGTCCTTTATAAAAGAAGTACATGATTCTTAAGGACCATAAAGTGTCCATGTTTGGaggaataaaaaattcaaacaccatGATGGAATTATGTCAAAAATTTCCATGATATGTGTATCTATCACACTAAAGATAATGTTTGGTTCGTGGAATAGAGTATGAAAAGAATGTCTACTCTTTTGTTTGGTTGTGCTTTTAGAATAAAGAGAAACGGGGAATAGTCATGACTCATTCAATGTGAATAGCCATTATTCGTTCTTCCAAAGATGAAATAAATAACTACTCTGGGAACATTAGTATAAAGTTTTTAATAACtcaattttagataaaatatttttaatcacttttgGTGATCAACCAGCCACAAAAGACCAAGAGGGTGGCCAGAACACCCCCGGCCACGGGGTTGTCGTGCCAACCTCGGAAGGAGTTTCCGAATAAAGGTGGCCAGccactatctttttcttttttttaaaaaaaaaaaaattaaaagtcaaAATTAAGAATactggtattttaattttaaaaaaaaaaaaattgtgatgcttgcatatatttgaaatttcacttcaatttttttgagatattcatatttatattaaaaaaatctattttttaatagtgggtcttactttttttttttcaaagagtatGCGTGAGACTTGCATACCTAACAATGTATTCAGAATTTCTCATCTACAAATTCCTTGACCGATAcactataagaaattttatttttaaggatgaACTAAATTTCGTCTCTAAAGTAATTATTAGAGAcgaaatttcgtcccaaaacaTGGATGGTGCAACTTTTTAAGATATTATACAAGCAATGGAGCATATAGAATGCTCAACATGAGAACTACTTCTGCTCATGTTATGTATGGATTAATCTAATCTGATTGTCGATGAGTTAGAAAATCAGATTCAGAGAAGGAACCGCAACATCACGCACGAGCTAGGGAATAAATAAGGATAGTTGTAAGAAAGTGACCAAGAAATCAAGATAGCTTCAAGCCTTTTCTTAAAACAATTATTGACTAATTGTTAGttgagtaatatatatatatatatatatataattttagagtgtttaaatttcataaaatatattaaagaatttggtctttttaaattgaaaactaCTAAAGATACATAAGAATCTCACAAATGGATCTTACAAACTGACGTGTCACTATcctatcaaatttttttttccctacacaGCCCccaatcctttttctttttttattttttgtttccctccacattagacctctctctctctctctctctctctctctctctctctctctctctctctctctctctctctctctctctctctctctctgcaattttctcaaaccAAACACAAAGCAAATGTACgttattttccatttattttcttaacaaCACAACAAGAACAAGTTGCAATTTTTCCTCTCAAAAACTAAATAAAGAAGAAACAttattttcctctcattttctccaAACAagaatttccctttcatcttctctacaaccaaacaaaatttttcctttcattttctcaaCAACTAAATATAGAGAGATATCAGGTGATAGAAAGCTATCGGTGACATCGTCTGAGTTGTCGGAGACTCGACACACAGCTAAACTGACAAATGGGTCTTTATCATGAGGAGGGCTTGCTCCTGGACAGTGAAGTCTCGGGGAGGGAGAGTGGGCAGGAGGGGGAGCtagaaaaagaatagaaaaaatgaaacttaGTGGAGGGGGAACTGATGGTacgaaatcaaataaaaaattgaaagagataTGATAGGaatttgaaataaaacattAGAAAAGTTACTTAAGACTAACACGTCACTTTGTGGGATCCGGATTCCATTGTGTCTCTACTACTTTCCTTTTAGATttaccaatttaaaaaaaaaattataaatcatttATGATAGCTGTTACTCCCTTTTCGAAGTAATGCGACTCAAGTAGTGAAAAGAATAGGAGGAAGCATCTGAGTAATGAAGTAAATCATCATCTTCGCCATTCCTTTTTATTAGAACCAAAGAACGGGAAAAAGACTATATATGGTCAAATAATCACCATAAAAATATCGTTAATGGattatgtatatgtaaaaataaagtaatttttaacTATTACAAATGAAAAGAGGCTTGTAAAGGATTAGTTAAACTCAAATTATTTAGTTTTCAGCTACAATATTAGTAAATATAAAGTCAAATTTGATTGTTACTGTTTAaggaataaatatttattttagtacTTTATATTACTTCtgattactaatttaattagaatacgattactaattaacatataataggtagaatagtaaaatatgataaaataaaataaaataaattaataattaaaatattaaatatttttttaattattaattactcattaccatataatgaataaatatatattccaaTGTGAAAACTTATGTGAATGGAataatcaaaaattaaatttatcttacattcatcaaaattgTCCTTTAACTTTAAATAATCTATTGATGATACTCTTAAGCATAGTCATCGGTAGCGACGaatctaatataattttttcacatttattataaattcaaaattatcgttaatctaatatatatttttttatatgtacacTTGTAATTAAGTTATCTTTGAATATTTATTCTCAAAGAATCTTTCCTGTACAAAAGTTCTGGCTTCCTCCCTAGTATAGGTCTACACAATCTATGAAGAAAAAGGAGTGACATTTGAAACTCAGAAAGTAGGCCGTCAAAGCCATTATATGCAAAAATTCTCAATTTTCCAACATAAAATCTTACAGTAATCAATATGATTCGAAAACTTTTCCGATATGGACATGCAAAGCCATATTTTTTCGGTGCAAACATATGCTGTTGAGTCACGATTTAGGGCCATGGTGCCTTCTTCAAAATTGCCAAAAATTTTATAAGCAAGTTATGTTACTAGGTATGATCTTGTTCTAAATGCAAAAGACAAATGACAATTACATGACCTCACTTCCCTACAACAATTGgaggaataaaaagaaaagtaatggCAATCCTTTCCTTTATATTAccatcatatttttataaaatgatactatttttataaattattttataaaaaaaatatttattcaaaacatgattgtataaaaaaatgactTACTCTCGAtacttttaatttataagaattttaagctttaaataaatttaacttttagattgaaatatatgaaataagttttaaaaaaaattaattttttttaaaaaaattggaaaggtgaaaagtttcatcatttattgattttaaatgagttaaatttgatttaaccAAGCACAACCTAAGTCCCATTTGATTAtacagataaaaataaaaaatctatgaataaaataaaaaatttgtaaataataataaaataatttaagttaaaacttttatgaaatttaaaaaaaaaaagagaaaattaaataaagaaattataaaattaaaaagagagctacaatatatctttttaatattatttttattttgaaattttaaaaaaataaattattttttatattttatttgaaaatttaaaaaaaaaattgtaataattaattagatgaaaaagttaaaaattaaaaatttaaaatatttatatttaaatgataattaGATACCGAGATAGGATGAGATGGTTTCAAATACACGTGAGACCAGACCTTTGAAACCATCTCTAACAATTTCATGTCATCCAGTGTCACACACTTCTTATGGAGACTCTTAATTTAGATCCTGAGATATAAAAGGAGTACCACCAATATAACAAGTCATTCAATCATCAATGAACATTGAATCATCCAGGTAGATCAGGTTCACAAGCCAactcaaagaaataaataaaaaaggggaCAAAAACTGCAAAGACTCGCAAGACAATCTTAAGGATAGAAATAGAACATTCTTCCACCACCACCAGCAGAACATACTACTACCACTATACTCCCTGTAAAGGCGGATGAAAATGAAGATTGAGGTCAACTGGAAGGCAGCACATCATATTGTCAACCCtgttctccctttttttttgttttttttttcctggttataaaaaaagataattttcaTTAGGGTTTTTGGTGGAGACAGACTGATCACTTAGCCATCATGACCTTGACAAACTCCTCATAGTTTATCTGGCCATCACCATCTACATCAGCCTCCCTGATCATCTCATCAACTTCCTCGTCAGTGAGCTTCTCCCCAAGATTGGTCATCACATGGCGCAGCTCAGCAGCAGAGATGAACCCATTCTGATCCTTGTCAAAAACCCGGAAGGCCTCTTTAAGCTCCTCCTCTGAGTCAGTGTCTTTCATCTTCCTGGCCATGAGGTTTAGGAACTCAGGGAAGTCAATGGTCCCGTTGCCATCGGCATCAACCTCATTGATCATGTCCTGGAGCTCTGCTTCAGTTGGGTTCTGGCCCAGCGACCTCATCACAGTCCCAAGCTCCTTGGTAGTGATGCAACCTGCAAATCATTAAGCTCAAAGATAAATTATCCTGTCTCTAGAGAATCTACCACCAAACTCATAGAGGCTAACTTGCCAAGTCGCCAATCACCCACACCACTGTCTGAAATATACCTACCATTTTCAACACCTAATAGATGTTTCAACACATAATACAAGTGAAATTTAACAAGAACACCAGTCATCCAAAGTGTAAAGCAATGAAATTGAAAGTGCAAGATCACACGTGCCCTTGAATTATTCATCTGAAAGAGGCACCCAATCGATCACGGAACATCAATTTTATATGCATAACATCGCGACCGTGAGCGTgtagttaaaaataaatgtacCAGGTTAAACAGTAGATGAATCtgtgaaaatgaaaaacatGCAGCAAGAACAAGGCAGATCAGTCTCTTCAAATCTTTCGAACACTGCTATATATCAATAAACCACAATACAACAAATCTCGACAGCATAGGAACAACATGGGCACACTAGCAGATCTCATGTTCCTATAACCGCACGATCTCCGCAACTCTTTCCTCTTTTAAAGAATAAATTCCGAAGTGTCGGGTGATTAAAACCTTGTAGAAAATTGTTGTCTTCCAAACAATAAACACATCTGAGATTCAATCTCTTACATCGTTGATCTCTTTTCTTCCACTCAATT
This genomic interval from Carya illinoinensis cultivar Pawnee chromosome 10, C.illinoinensisPawnee_v1, whole genome shotgun sequence contains the following:
- the LOC122279429 gene encoding calmodulin-7, producing the protein MADQLTDDQISEFKEAFSLFDKDGDGCITTKELGTVMRSLGQNPTEAELQDMINEVDADGNGTIDFPEFLNLMARKMKDTDSEEELKEAFRVFDKDQNGFISAAELRHVMTNLGEKLTDEEVDEMIREADVDGDGQINYEEFVKVMMAK